A window of Microbacterium luteolum contains these coding sequences:
- a CDS encoding adenylosuccinate synthase, whose translation MPGIVIVGVQWGDEGKGKATDLLGERTDWVVKFNGGNNAGHTVVVGDEKYALHLLPSGILSPGVTPVIGNGVVVDLEVLFFELEALAARGIDVSRLKVSANAHIITQYHRTLDKVTERFLGKRMIGTTGRGIGPAYADKINRVGIRVQDIFDENILRQKVEGALDQKNHLLVKIFNRRAITADEVVEDLLSYADRLRPMVADTGYLIAEALGRGEVVVFEGGQATMLDIDHGTYPFVTSSSATAGGAATGSGVGPGALDRIVGIVKAYTTRVGSGPFPTELFDEQGEWLRKQGFEFGTTTGRPRRVGWYDAPITRYATRINGITDLVLTKLDILTGLEQVPVCVAYDVDGEHFDEVPVNQTDFHHAKPVLEYFPGWSEDISTARTFEDLPQNAQDYVLALEKMSNTRISVIGVGPERDQVIVRHDLLD comes from the coding sequence ATGCCAGGAATCGTGATCGTCGGCGTGCAGTGGGGCGACGAAGGAAAGGGCAAGGCCACCGATCTTCTCGGTGAGCGCACCGATTGGGTGGTGAAGTTCAACGGCGGCAACAACGCCGGGCACACCGTCGTCGTCGGCGACGAGAAGTACGCGCTGCACCTCCTGCCGTCCGGCATCCTGTCTCCCGGCGTGACGCCGGTGATCGGCAACGGGGTCGTCGTCGACCTCGAGGTGCTGTTCTTCGAGCTCGAGGCGCTCGCCGCCCGCGGCATCGACGTCTCCCGACTGAAGGTGAGCGCGAACGCGCACATCATCACGCAGTACCACCGCACGCTCGACAAGGTCACCGAGCGCTTCCTCGGCAAGCGGATGATCGGCACCACCGGCCGCGGCATCGGCCCGGCCTACGCCGACAAGATCAACCGCGTCGGCATCCGCGTGCAGGACATCTTCGACGAGAACATCCTGCGGCAGAAGGTCGAGGGCGCCCTCGACCAGAAGAACCACCTGCTGGTCAAGATCTTCAACCGTCGCGCGATCACCGCCGACGAGGTCGTCGAGGACCTGCTCTCCTACGCCGACCGCCTGCGCCCGATGGTCGCCGACACCGGCTACCTGATCGCCGAGGCTCTCGGACGCGGCGAGGTCGTCGTCTTCGAGGGAGGCCAGGCCACGATGCTCGACATCGACCACGGCACCTACCCGTTCGTGACCTCGTCGTCGGCGACCGCGGGCGGTGCTGCGACCGGCTCCGGCGTCGGCCCCGGGGCCCTCGACCGCATCGTCGGCATCGTCAAGGCCTACACGACCCGCGTCGGCTCGGGCCCGTTCCCGACCGAGCTGTTCGACGAGCAGGGCGAGTGGCTGCGCAAGCAGGGCTTCGAGTTCGGCACCACCACTGGCCGCCCGCGCCGGGTGGGCTGGTACGACGCGCCGATCACCCGCTACGCCACGCGCATCAACGGCATCACCGACCTCGTGCTGACCAAGCTCGACATCCTCACCGGTCTCGAGCAGGTCCCGGTCTGCGTCGCCTACGACGTCGACGGCGAGCACTTCGACGAGGTGCCGGTGAACCAGACCGACTTCCACCACGCGAAGCCGGTGCTGGAGTACTTCCCGGGCTGGAGCGAGGACATCTCGACCGCGCGCACCTTCGAGGATCTGCCGCAGAACGCCCAGGACTACGTGCTGGCGCTCGAGAAGATGAGCAACACGCGCATCTCCGTGATCGGCGTCGGCCCCGAGCGCGACCAGGTCATCGTGCGCCACGACCTGCTCGACTGA
- a CDS encoding DMT family transporter, which produces MPQAASGDAGVRASADASKKQGPLVLLAALVTVVLWASAFIGIRGAGPHYDPGALALLRMAVGTVVLTILAVRHGIRLPERRHWWLIAVWGVGWFCVYNLALNAAERTLDAGTAAMVVNLAPLMVVVFSGLFLREGFPKPLVIGAPIAFLGVVLIGMNSSTSEGPDITGLLLALLAAVMYAGCTLLQKRLLTAGTDATTLTWLGAAAGTIALLPWTGSLIGALQTAPLDATLWVVYLGIFPTAIAFTTWAYVLQRSTAGQTSATTYVVPAIAILMSWAILGEVPTPLMFLGGALCLLGVLVTRMRWRRRDA; this is translated from the coding sequence ATGCCACAAGCAGCATCCGGCGACGCCGGCGTTCGCGCGAGCGCCGACGCATCCAAGAAGCAGGGTCCGCTCGTCCTCCTCGCAGCCCTCGTGACCGTCGTCCTCTGGGCGTCCGCGTTCATCGGCATCCGGGGTGCCGGACCGCACTACGACCCCGGTGCGCTCGCCCTCCTGCGCATGGCCGTCGGCACGGTCGTGCTGACGATCCTCGCCGTGCGCCACGGCATCCGTCTCCCGGAGCGCCGCCACTGGTGGTTGATCGCGGTCTGGGGCGTCGGATGGTTCTGCGTCTACAACCTGGCGCTGAACGCCGCCGAGCGCACCCTCGATGCCGGCACCGCCGCGATGGTCGTGAACCTCGCGCCGCTCATGGTCGTCGTCTTCAGCGGACTGTTCCTGCGCGAGGGCTTCCCGAAGCCCCTCGTGATCGGGGCCCCGATCGCCTTCCTCGGCGTCGTGCTCATCGGCATGAACTCGTCCACGAGCGAAGGACCCGACATCACCGGGCTGCTGCTCGCGCTCCTGGCTGCGGTGATGTACGCCGGATGCACGCTCCTGCAGAAGCGCCTCCTCACCGCCGGGACCGACGCGACGACGCTGACCTGGCTCGGTGCCGCGGCCGGAACGATCGCACTGCTGCCGTGGACGGGCAGCCTCATCGGCGCCCTGCAGACCGCACCGCTCGACGCGACGCTGTGGGTCGTCTACCTCGGCATCTTCCCGACGGCGATCGCCTTCACCACCTGGGCGTATGTGCTGCAGCGCAGCACCGCGGGACAGACCTCGGCGACCACCTACGTGGTGCCGGCGATCGCGATCCTCATGTCGTGGGCGATCCTGGGCGAGGTGCCGACACCGCTGATGTTCCTCGGCGGCGCGCTGTGCCTGCTCGGCGTCCTCGTCACCCGCATGCGCTGGCGGCGCCGGGACGCGTGA
- a CDS encoding mechanosensitive ion channel family protein yields MADAFEDGWAWWVIGLAVGVPVILVVLTEIIGTLTRRGNPVAKPLRMLRNGVVPVGALFGLLAFAIQSPADQVWTRVVATVFGFLVILLVLSAFNVALFANAEKDSWRGRIPTIFVEIARLILVGVGLALLFSWVWDADVGGLFTALGVGSIVIGLALQNAVGGVISGLLLLFEQPFKIGDWLDAAGVKGRVVEVNWRAVHIETGGGIQIVPNSSLSGASFTNMSEPEGPYSAETPVKFSTDDPPHEVMSLLVAIADALPMKLPRERATVHYSGAGAYAVSIPVAGPADASRALSMYLSWLWYAARRRGFALDGDATDPLAEPQRLVEAMAAIAPTLHLRDDDIEAVTAGARLERYGVGETVLGSGIVPDEVRVVVSGRAVLAIEADGGRIEFASAEKGDIVGHTALTRERTQAVTIAGEVLTVVVLPLSTVDALIQSRPRLAGEIGEALELKRTLAAARLAELGIARNVIGER; encoded by the coding sequence GTGGCCGACGCGTTCGAGGACGGCTGGGCCTGGTGGGTGATCGGGCTCGCCGTCGGCGTGCCCGTGATCCTCGTCGTGCTGACCGAGATCATCGGAACGCTCACGCGTCGAGGCAATCCGGTCGCCAAGCCGCTGCGGATGCTGCGTAACGGCGTCGTGCCGGTCGGCGCGCTGTTCGGGCTCCTGGCGTTCGCGATCCAGTCGCCGGCCGATCAGGTGTGGACGCGCGTCGTCGCGACCGTGTTCGGCTTCCTCGTCATCCTGCTCGTGCTCTCCGCCTTCAACGTCGCACTGTTCGCCAACGCGGAGAAGGATTCCTGGCGCGGGCGCATCCCCACGATCTTCGTCGAGATCGCGCGGCTGATCCTCGTGGGCGTCGGGCTCGCGCTCCTGTTCTCCTGGGTGTGGGATGCCGATGTCGGCGGCCTCTTCACCGCTCTCGGCGTCGGGTCGATCGTGATCGGCCTCGCGCTGCAGAACGCCGTGGGCGGCGTGATCTCGGGGCTCCTGCTTCTCTTCGAGCAGCCGTTCAAGATCGGCGACTGGCTCGACGCAGCGGGCGTGAAGGGCCGGGTCGTCGAGGTCAACTGGCGTGCCGTGCACATCGAGACCGGCGGCGGCATCCAGATCGTCCCGAACTCGTCGCTGTCCGGAGCCTCGTTCACGAACATGAGCGAGCCCGAAGGGCCGTACTCCGCCGAGACGCCGGTGAAGTTCTCTACCGATGATCCGCCGCACGAGGTCATGTCGCTGCTGGTCGCGATCGCGGATGCCCTGCCGATGAAGCTTCCGCGCGAGCGCGCCACCGTGCACTACTCGGGTGCCGGTGCGTATGCCGTCTCGATCCCGGTCGCCGGGCCTGCCGACGCGTCCCGTGCGCTCTCGATGTACCTCTCCTGGCTCTGGTACGCCGCGCGTCGCCGCGGATTCGCGCTCGACGGGGATGCGACCGACCCGCTCGCCGAACCTCAGCGTCTGGTCGAGGCGATGGCCGCGATCGCGCCGACGCTGCATCTTCGCGATGACGACATCGAGGCCGTGACCGCGGGTGCGCGCCTCGAGCGCTACGGCGTCGGCGAGACGGTGCTCGGCAGCGGCATCGTCCCCGACGAGGTGCGCGTGGTCGTCTCAGGCCGGGCCGTGCTCGCGATCGAGGCCGACGGCGGCCGCATCGAGTTCGCCAGCGCCGAGAAGGGCGACATCGTCGGGCACACCGCCCTCACCCGCGAGCGTACCCAGGCGGTCACGATCGCCGGCGAGGTCCTCACGGTCGTGGTGCTGCCGCTGTCGACGGTGGATGCACTGATCCAGAGCCGTCCACGCCTGGCGGGCGAGATCGGCGAGGCGCTCGAGCTCAAGCGCACGCTGGCCGCCGCGCGGCTCGCCGAGCTCGGCATCGCGCGGAACGTCATCGGCGAGCGCTGA
- a CDS encoding adenylate/guanylate cyclase domain-containing protein, which yields MSESGTGNSSAEAATRTRRFRGGGLSIQSKLLIMLLAVSLVSSVVVGAIGFINGRQSLHDAAVDQLITIRSMRAVEITEAIDDVKREASLQSRNLSAQTLSNTMNAAWDELQQQVVTDEQSAQLEAYYADTFIPTLEARAGEEYGTEAFIPESNAGRYLQLQYTTKNEDFDADFDELLVTNDSGDGTSYAAGAERYGDYFTRLVQQAGYEDALLLNLDGDVVFSAYKGIELGTNVNTGPYRDTVFAQTYRDTIATNSVDSIGLTDFERWIPSLNIPTMWVISPVGNDSGITGAMALQVPVDTINAVMTGSEGWKAQGLGDTGEVYLVGRDDLMRSTSRRLVEDPEDYVKRLISGGIAPTIANRIGEVKGTVLLQPVDTFAVSEAQAGRSGTVIGRDYIGGDSVTAYAPLEIDGLDWVIVARIDTAEAFEPVNDFTRNVLLSLLGIMLGVSLLSLLLAQVFTRPIHRLVGAVHRVAEGDLDVQVPQGSRDEFGDLGSAFNDMASSLRIKQDLIDEQQKENEKLLHTLMPESVATKYKQGDEAITEAHENVSVVFAELVGFDDAVRGKSAEEEIGLLNTLMRGFDEAAEKAGVEKVRTLRGGYLASSGLIVPRVDNIRRSVEFARNLLGVLERFNSQHGTQIGLRAGVDAGTVTSGLVARTSLAYDLWGDAVNLAYRVRSVTGEPGIYVSQNVRDRTQELVTYVEAGTVETQGRTETVWKVV from the coding sequence ATGAGCGAGAGCGGGACCGGTAACAGCAGCGCAGAGGCTGCGACGCGAACGCGCCGATTCCGCGGAGGCGGGCTCAGCATCCAGTCGAAGCTGCTGATCATGCTCCTCGCGGTGAGCCTGGTCTCCTCGGTCGTCGTGGGAGCGATCGGGTTCATCAACGGCCGGCAGTCCTTGCACGACGCGGCCGTCGATCAACTCATCACGATCCGCTCGATGAGAGCGGTCGAGATCACCGAGGCGATCGATGACGTCAAGCGCGAAGCCTCCCTGCAGTCGCGGAACCTCAGCGCGCAGACGCTCTCGAACACGATGAACGCCGCGTGGGACGAACTGCAGCAGCAGGTGGTCACCGACGAGCAGTCCGCGCAGCTCGAGGCCTACTACGCCGACACCTTCATCCCGACGCTCGAGGCGCGCGCCGGAGAGGAGTACGGCACCGAGGCGTTCATCCCCGAGTCGAACGCCGGTCGCTACCTGCAGCTGCAGTACACGACGAAGAACGAGGACTTCGACGCCGACTTCGACGAGCTGCTCGTGACCAACGACAGCGGCGACGGCACGAGCTACGCGGCTGGGGCCGAACGATACGGCGACTACTTCACACGGCTGGTGCAGCAGGCCGGTTACGAAGATGCGCTGCTGCTCAACCTCGACGGTGACGTCGTCTTCTCCGCCTACAAGGGCATCGAACTGGGCACGAACGTGAACACCGGTCCGTATCGCGACACCGTCTTCGCGCAGACGTACCGCGACACGATCGCGACCAACTCGGTCGACTCCATCGGGCTGACCGACTTCGAGCGCTGGATCCCCTCGCTGAACATCCCCACGATGTGGGTCATCTCCCCGGTCGGCAACGACAGCGGCATCACGGGCGCCATGGCGCTCCAGGTGCCGGTCGACACGATCAACGCCGTGATGACCGGCAGTGAGGGATGGAAGGCGCAGGGCCTCGGCGACACGGGCGAGGTGTACCTGGTAGGTCGCGACGACCTCATGCGCAGCACCTCCCGACGTCTGGTCGAAGATCCCGAGGACTACGTCAAGCGGCTCATCAGCGGAGGGATCGCTCCGACGATCGCCAACCGCATCGGCGAGGTCAAGGGGACCGTGCTCTTGCAGCCCGTCGACACCTTCGCGGTGTCCGAGGCGCAGGCCGGACGCAGCGGCACGGTCATCGGCCGCGACTACATCGGCGGCGACAGTGTCACCGCCTACGCGCCCCTGGAGATCGACGGGCTCGACTGGGTCATCGTCGCGCGCATCGACACCGCAGAGGCGTTCGAGCCGGTCAACGACTTCACGCGCAACGTGCTGCTGTCGCTGCTCGGCATCATGCTCGGCGTCTCTCTGCTCTCGCTGCTCCTCGCCCAGGTGTTCACCCGTCCGATCCATCGGCTCGTCGGTGCCGTGCACCGCGTCGCGGAGGGCGACCTCGACGTGCAGGTCCCGCAGGGCTCGCGCGACGAGTTCGGCGACCTCGGCAGCGCGTTCAACGACATGGCGTCGAGCCTGCGGATCAAGCAGGACCTCATCGACGAGCAGCAGAAGGAGAACGAGAAGCTGCTCCACACGCTGATGCCGGAGAGCGTCGCGACGAAGTACAAGCAGGGCGACGAGGCCATCACCGAGGCGCACGAGAACGTGTCGGTCGTCTTCGCCGAGCTGGTCGGATTCGACGATGCCGTCCGCGGCAAGAGTGCGGAAGAGGAGATCGGACTCCTCAACACGCTCATGCGGGGCTTCGACGAGGCAGCCGAGAAGGCCGGGGTCGAGAAGGTGCGCACGCTGCGCGGCGGGTACCTCGCGTCGTCGGGACTGATCGTGCCGCGCGTGGACAACATCCGCCGCAGCGTCGAGTTCGCCCGCAACCTGCTGGGCGTGCTCGAGCGCTTCAACTCCCAGCACGGGACCCAGATCGGGTTGCGCGCGGGCGTCGACGCCGGCACCGTGACCAGCGGCCTCGTCGCGCGCACGAGCCTCGCCTACGACCTGTGGGGCGATGCCGTGAACCTGGCCTACCGGGTGCGCTCGGTCACCGGCGAGCCCGGGATCTACGTGAGCCAGAACGTGCGCGACCGCACGCAGGAGCTGGTCACCTACGTCGAGGCGGGGACGGTGGAGACCCAGGGCCGGACCGAGACCGTCTGGAAGGTGGTCTGA
- a CDS encoding Pr6Pr family membrane protein, whose amino-acid sequence MTTWWPFARLAASALALAAIIAQLSRSIENGLAATTEWGSHIPTVAANFLSFFTIESNLLAAIVLAIAAIWALRNRDNTDPEPRWLAILLVCASTYMIVTGIVYNTLLRGVPLPQGVTVPWSNEVLHVVIPLLLLLDVLFAPRRRALGWNTIFLAAIFPIVWVVYTLVRANLIIAPATGNPYWYPYPFLDPHQPGGYGAVSLYVLLIAAIIIGAAALVVWVGRKRGTRPAVSA is encoded by the coding sequence ATGACGACCTGGTGGCCCTTTGCACGACTCGCGGCATCCGCACTCGCCCTGGCCGCGATCATCGCGCAGCTGAGCCGTTCCATCGAGAACGGGCTCGCGGCGACCACCGAGTGGGGCAGCCACATTCCCACGGTCGCCGCGAACTTCCTCAGCTTCTTCACGATCGAGTCGAACCTCCTGGCCGCGATCGTGCTCGCCATCGCCGCGATCTGGGCGCTCCGCAACCGCGACAACACCGATCCCGAACCGCGCTGGCTCGCGATCCTCCTCGTCTGCGCGAGCACGTACATGATCGTGACGGGCATCGTCTACAACACGCTCCTGAGGGGCGTGCCGCTGCCTCAGGGCGTCACGGTCCCCTGGTCCAACGAGGTGCTGCACGTCGTCATCCCGCTGCTGCTGCTGCTCGACGTGCTGTTCGCGCCGCGGCGGCGCGCGCTCGGCTGGAACACGATCTTCCTCGCCGCGATCTTCCCGATCGTGTGGGTCGTCTACACGCTGGTCCGCGCGAATCTGATCATCGCCCCGGCGACCGGGAACCCGTACTGGTACCCCTACCCGTTCCTCGACCCGCACCAGCCGGGCGGCTACGGCGCCGTCAGCCTCTACGTACTCCTGATCGCTGCGATCATCATCGGCGCCGCTGCCCTCGTGGTCTGGGTCGGCCGCAAGCGCGGCACCCGCCCCGCCGTCTCCGCCTGA
- a CDS encoding AAA family ATPase: MSRAAAVLTVISDSYSAKMVGQDRLRMSLLVSLIAGGHILLESVPGLAKTTAASTLADTVKAQFKRIQCTPDLLPSDITGSQIYESATGTFRTVLGPVHANFVLLDEINRSSAKTQSAMLEAMQEHQTTIGGEIHHLPKPFLVIATQNPIEQEGTYELPEAQMDRFLLKEIVEYPSPAEEFEILSRIDSGVLDPDRHVTSAVTLDDVHLLQDVASRVYVDPAIRNYIVSIAYVTRNPAPYIGEERARLIKYGASPRASIAFLQASRALALLNGRAHVLPEDIRALRHLVLRHRLLLTFEADAEGIRSEEIIDEIFAAVPTP, translated from the coding sequence ATGTCCCGCGCAGCCGCCGTCCTCACGGTCATCTCGGACTCCTACTCCGCGAAGATGGTCGGTCAGGACCGCCTGCGGATGAGCCTGCTCGTGTCGCTCATCGCCGGCGGCCACATCCTGCTCGAGAGCGTGCCCGGTCTCGCCAAGACGACGGCGGCCAGCACTCTCGCCGACACCGTGAAGGCGCAGTTCAAGCGCATCCAGTGCACGCCCGACCTGCTCCCGAGCGACATCACCGGCAGCCAGATCTACGAGTCGGCGACCGGCACGTTCCGCACGGTCCTCGGCCCGGTGCACGCGAACTTCGTGCTGCTCGACGAGATCAACCGCTCGAGCGCGAAGACGCAGAGCGCCATGCTCGAGGCGATGCAGGAGCACCAGACCACGATCGGCGGCGAGATCCATCACCTCCCGAAGCCGTTCCTCGTGATCGCGACGCAGAACCCCATCGAGCAGGAGGGCACGTACGAGCTGCCCGAGGCGCAGATGGACCGCTTCCTGCTCAAGGAGATCGTCGAGTACCCGAGCCCGGCCGAGGAGTTCGAGATCCTCAGCCGCATCGACTCGGGCGTGCTCGACCCCGACCGTCACGTGACGAGCGCGGTCACCCTCGACGACGTGCACCTGCTGCAGGATGTCGCGAGCCGGGTCTACGTCGACCCCGCGATCCGCAACTACATCGTGTCGATCGCCTATGTGACCCGGAACCCCGCGCCGTACATCGGCGAGGAGCGCGCACGCCTCATCAAGTACGGGGCGAGCCCGCGCGCGAGCATCGCCTTCCTTCAGGCCTCGCGGGCTCTCGCGCTGCTGAACGGCCGCGCGCACGTGCTGCCCGAGGACATCCGGGCGCTCCGCCACCTGGTGCTGCGCCACCGTCTGCTCCTCACGTTCGAGGCCGACGCCGAGGGCATCCGCAGCGAGGAGATCATCGACGAGATCTTCGCCGCCGTGCCGACTCCCTGA
- a CDS encoding DUF58 domain-containing protein, with the protein MPSLITQVKSKLFIHSSRKSLHALDGAYASLLHGRSLDFEDLRKYEYGDQVRDIDWRATARLGAPLVKRHRAMRMHTIMFVVDTGRSMAALAHDEKSKKDLAILATGVLGVLALRHGDDFTMVYGDAERVRRRAPGRSEGALEHALRTIDKAIDESTASSDRDALLSYVTRTISRRMIVVVITDEAPITDETERMLRRLRVQHDVLWLTVRDADPVLDHTTRTIRSDVDSRWDVPDFVQGDLGIVRELTAQTEADAARLAETLKRMEISHAALDGQDDAVSQLLQLLNRRSHAGI; encoded by the coding sequence ATGCCCAGCCTGATCACGCAGGTGAAGAGCAAGCTCTTCATCCACTCGTCGCGCAAGTCGCTGCACGCGCTCGACGGCGCCTACGCGTCGCTGCTGCACGGGCGCAGCCTCGACTTCGAGGACCTGCGCAAGTACGAGTACGGTGATCAGGTCCGCGACATCGACTGGCGGGCGACCGCGCGACTGGGTGCTCCGCTGGTGAAGCGCCATCGCGCGATGCGCATGCACACGATCATGTTCGTGGTCGACACCGGGCGCTCGATGGCCGCGCTCGCTCACGACGAGAAGTCCAAGAAGGATCTGGCGATCCTCGCGACCGGCGTTCTCGGGGTGCTCGCCCTGCGCCACGGCGACGACTTCACGATGGTCTACGGCGACGCGGAGCGTGTGCGTCGGCGCGCGCCAGGACGCAGCGAGGGCGCGCTCGAGCACGCCCTGCGCACGATCGACAAGGCCATCGACGAGAGCACCGCATCGAGCGATCGCGACGCCCTGCTGTCCTACGTCACGCGCACCATCTCGCGGCGCATGATCGTCGTCGTGATCACCGATGAGGCGCCGATCACCGACGAGACGGAGCGGATGCTGCGCCGCCTGCGCGTGCAGCACGACGTACTGTGGCTCACGGTGCGCGACGCCGACCCGGTGCTCGACCACACCACGCGCACCATCCGCAGCGACGTCGACAGCCGGTGGGACGTTCCGGACTTCGTGCAGGGCGACCTCGGCATCGTCCGCGAGCTCACGGCGCAGACCGAGGCGGACGCCGCCCGTCTCGCCGAGACCCTGAAGCGAATGGAGATCAGCCACGCCGCGCTCGACGGGCAGGACGACGCCGTCTCCCAGCTGCTGCAGCTGCTCAACCGGAGGTCTCATGCCGGGATCTGA
- a CDS encoding VWA domain-containing protein, with product MALANFWMIIVALAVVLIALGIGLALGLRRAGRGEAGERARVARAERLRALPSFRQALTRRVLALSGILVLGTVATVAAGVVAARPMSSQTIQPVNTSRDIMLCLDVSGSMTEVDVEVLSVFEELLEDFEGERIGLTIFNSSPVQIFPLTDDYDFIREHLASIKESFDYVDQIPEHWVGTLNGEGASLIGDGLAACTMGFDRPDDERSRSVIFATDNEINGASIVTLEEAAGYAKSKGVRVFALNPVQGKDAEVSAELAAAAETTGGAAYGLRDTTTVSDIVTEVQEQEATELRGEAQVVWTDTPNLWIVVLSVALLSFAVVLWRVRL from the coding sequence ATGGCACTAGCCAACTTCTGGATGATCATCGTCGCGCTCGCGGTCGTGCTGATCGCGCTCGGCATCGGCCTCGCGCTGGGCCTCCGCCGCGCCGGACGCGGCGAGGCCGGCGAGCGGGCGCGGGTCGCCCGCGCAGAGCGTCTGCGCGCGCTGCCGTCGTTCCGCCAGGCGCTGACGCGGCGGGTGCTCGCGCTGTCCGGCATCCTCGTCCTCGGTACCGTGGCGACCGTGGCGGCCGGTGTGGTGGCCGCCCGGCCGATGTCGTCGCAGACCATCCAGCCGGTGAACACCAGCCGCGACATCATGCTGTGCCTCGACGTGTCCGGCTCGATGACCGAAGTCGACGTCGAAGTGCTGAGCGTGTTCGAGGAGCTGCTGGAGGACTTCGAGGGCGAGCGGATCGGTCTGACGATCTTCAACAGCTCGCCCGTGCAGATCTTCCCGCTGACCGACGACTACGACTTCATCCGCGAGCACCTCGCGAGCATCAAGGAGAGCTTCGACTACGTCGATCAGATCCCCGAGCACTGGGTCGGCACGCTCAACGGCGAGGGCGCCTCGCTGATCGGCGACGGACTCGCCGCGTGCACCATGGGCTTCGACCGCCCCGACGACGAGCGGTCGCGCTCGGTGATCTTCGCCACCGACAACGAGATCAACGGCGCCTCGATCGTGACGCTCGAGGAGGCCGCCGGCTACGCCAAGTCCAAGGGCGTGCGCGTGTTCGCGCTCAATCCGGTGCAGGGCAAGGACGCCGAGGTCAGCGCCGAGCTCGCCGCCGCGGCCGAGACGACCGGGGGCGCCGCCTACGGCCTGCGCGACACGACGACCGTGTCCGACATCGTGACCGAGGTGCAGGAGCAGGAGGCCACCGAACTCCGCGGCGAGGCGCAGGTCGTCTGGACCGACACCCCGAACCTCTGGATCGTGGTGCTGTCGGTCGCACTGCTCTCGTTCGCCGTCGTGCTGTGGAGGGTGAGACTGTGA